A single genomic interval of Penaeus monodon isolate SGIC_2016 chromosome 30, NSTDA_Pmon_1, whole genome shotgun sequence harbors:
- the LOC119592745 gene encoding BTB/POZ domain-containing protein 9-like: MGTRVGGGLHFTDKSLVGVSRLLEDLQHLLEDKDSADIIFVVGREETHIAAHKLILKARCKSFVEASGGEVCVIPGSTVTPGSPQTTIRLPQYQPNIFRQVICYIYTGKVVMSDSGVFEVYGVGHDLGLEELCQHCEDHIATTMTPHNACTFLMAALKMEQRTGGSKGSRSFVDRCVAYIGENALECMQTSSFLNLSREALIRLISSDNLALEEEDVWRGVLNWAKYGAGVTQPTPHWTEEERLRVCQQLQGVINHVRLLLIDSQVFAEEVEPTGAVPMELSLERYRYAALPNKFKDNSTNEDKRLQPRVSLKLFAGSQILVNEKMSLQRVLNSWYGVNKQMWRLVYRASTHGYSADAFHRHCDGVAPTYTIVMGQHGEICGGFSDVPWGKTTMKGRYVASDKAFLFTLVNNQDIPPAKFPVVKKMFAICYHPDCGPIFGAGADLFIAGNCNQNLESYSNLPHSYDGENATCNTLMSDYNFTVLDYEVFTPYGK; encoded by the exons ATGGGGACCCGTGTGGGTGGAGGTCTTCATTTCACAGACAAGTCTTTGGTTGGGGTTTCTAGGCTGCTGGAGGACCTGCAACATCTCCTGGAGGATAAAGATTCGGCTGATATTATCTTCGTTGTGGGGCGGGAGGAGACACACATTGCAGCGCATAAGCTCATACTTAAAGCAAG ATGTAAAAGTTTTGTAGAAGCATCAGGAGGGGAGGTGTGTGTGATTCCTGGCAGCACAGTGACCCCAGGCAGTCCTCAGACCACCATCCGTCTACCACAGTATCAGCCCAACATCTTCAGACAAGTTATCTGCTATATCTACACGGGCAag GTTGTGATGAGTGACAGTGGAGTGTTTGAGGTGTATGGAGTAGGCCATGACTTGGGCCTTGAGGAGCTCTGCCAGCACTGTGAGGACCACATAGCCACCACTATGACACCCCACAACGCTTGCACCTTCCTCATGGCTGCTCTCAAAATGGAGCAGAGGACTGGAG GGAGTAAGGGCAGTCGTTCTTTTGTCGACCGGTGCGTGGCTTACATAGGAGAGAATGCACTCGAGTGCATGCAGACCTCATCATTCCTCAACCTCTCCAGAGAAGCTCTCATCCGACTCATCTCCTCTGACAAT CTGGCACTTGAGGAGGAGGACGTGTGGCGGGGAGTCTTGAACTGGGCCAAATACGGCGCGGGAGTCACACAGCCCACACCCCACTGGACGGAAGAGGAGAGACTGCGGGTGTGTCAGCAGCTCCAGGGGGTCATTAATCATGTCCGACTTCTGCTCATTG ATAGCCAGGTTTTTGCCGAAGAAGTAGAGCCGACGGGAGCGGTGCCCATGGAGCTGTCTCTGGAGAGGTACCGATACGCTGCGCTGCCCAATAAGTTCAAGGACAATTCCACTAACGAGGACAAGCGCCTCCAGCCTAGGGTCTCACTCAAACTCTTCGCTGGCTCGCAGATTCTTGTAAAT GAAAAGATGTCACTGCAAAGGGTGTTAAACAGCTGGTATGGTGTGAACAAGCAGATGTGGAGACTCGTTTACCGCGCTTCTACCCATGGCTACTCAGCAGATGCTTTTCACCGCCATTGCGACGGGGTGGCTCCCACTTATACGATTGTGATG GGTCAGCACGGAGAGATCTGTGGAGGCTTCAGCGATGTGCCATGGGGTAAGACGACCATGAAAGGGCGATATGTGGCCTCGGACAAGGCGTTCCTCTTCACACTTGTCAACAACCAGGACATTCCCCCTGCCAAGTTCCCAGTGGTCAAGAAAATGTTTGCCATTTGTTATCATCCAGA ctGTGGCCCAATATTTGGTGCTGGTGCTGACCTCTTCATTGCTGGCAACTGCAACCAGAATCTCGAGAGCTACTCAAACCTGCCCCACTCCTACGATGGGGAAAATGCAACGTGCAATACTCTCATGAGTGACTACAACTTCACAGTTTTGGACTACGAGGTCTTCACGCCATATGGAAAATAA